GATACGAAACGAGGAACTTATATTACTCCCGGCCGATGACTCGGCTGAATCTTCGAGCATGTAGGTATCGGTACTGTAAAAACTGTTCTTCGACTTGCACGCGCAGACGAAGTAACTGTTCACGTCACCGATGGAGGAGATCGTAATGGAGTTGTGCGGCTGTTCGATGTTGCGCGAGGCAGGATAAGGGATTTTCAGCTGAAGCTCGCGCATCTGTTCAAAGAAGGAACGCTCGAGATGGATAACGTCCTGAACAATGTGTGAAAAGTCTTCCCCAAACCATTCCTCGTCAGGAAGCGTCTGCAAACCGGTGGACGGATGGACCGTCGAGACAAACCGCTTCCCTGTCTTTGGGTGCGTGCGATACCAAAATTGATACATCTCAAAATACCCTACGACTTCTTTCATCCTCGTTTCCGGCGACCACGGATGCGGTGGCACATTGAACTTCTTGTACCACCCAATTTCCTCCTCCGTCATCTCCCATTTCTCCCCCGTCAACGCACAAACTCGCTCGCCTGGTTGTACAGTATCGAGAATCGCTTTTACTTTGGCATCGTAGTTGGGAGTTTTGCTCACAAAGTAACTATTCGCCTATTCGCGCGAATTAGAGAAGACGGTTAGCCGTTCTGTTCGAGATACGCGAGATAGAAAGTATGAAACAGAATACGCCTATCTTGGCTTACGCATCAATTTCTGGAGAAAAGTCTCTCATTTTAGTTCCCTCGCCGCTTTGGCAAATGCCTCGCCGAGTTGTTTAGCAGCTGACGTATCGCTGTAGCCCAACGCCGGAGAGAAAATGACAGCATCGGCACTTGTGGCCGCCTGACTCGCCGTCACAACGGCATCTGGCATATTTTCTGCACGCAGTATTTTGACCTCCTCAGTTTTTCCCATCACATGCTCAAACGCATCGCTCCCCGCTCCCGGCAACAAGACAACACTCTTACACACCAGCTTGCACACCTTTGCGAGCTCGTCGAGGTTCCCTTCCTTTACGTCTCCACCGGAAATCAAATGAATCGAACGCCCGCGTTCGCCAAATCGGCGCAGAACATTTGTCGTCGCTTCGGCCGAGGACCCAAGCGCATCGTTCACATAGATCACCCCCGACACATCAGTGACAATCTCTTGGCGATCATCTTCAGAAGAAAACGCTTTCACAACTTCCGCGCAAGATGCATTCTCCACGCTGTAAAGTTTTGCAACCGCAATCGCCGCAAGCACATTACGCACATTATCGTCGCCTTCGAGATGAATGTTAGAGACAGGCATGATGATGTCATTCAAAGAGGTGACGTTCCCATCCTTCACACACACCCCCTCCTTCCCTTCCAGCAGTAAGAGCGAAAACCAAACGACGCGTCCTGGTGCTTTCTCTGCTAATCCTCTTACTTGATCTTGATCAGCATTCAACACGGCAATGCCATCCTTTCCCCCTTTTGCAAACACCCCAACCTTTGATGCCGCATACGCCTCCATCGACGCATAGCGATGTAAGTGATCGGCATACATGTTGGTCAACACCCCGACCTCTGGCCCACGATCAAGATGATCGAGACTCTCAAGCAACCAGGACGACAACTCAAGCACAATCGGCGCGGGTTCTTTCCATGCAAGAATCTCGTCCAAATATTCAAGTGGCGACACGCGCATGTTTCCCGCCACAATCGTTTGAGGATTCTTCTTTTTTAGAAGTTCGCCGATCAATGCCGTCGTGGTCGTCTTGCCACGCGCCCCGGTAACACCGATCACCGGATACGGACAAAACTGAAAAAATAAACTCACATCTGATTCCACCGGCACCCTATGCGCATACGCCATCTTCACCCACGGCGAATCATGCGGCACATCGGGATTCGTGATGACAAGCGCCACATCCGTGAAATCCTCTTCACGATGTTCGCCCAGCACAAAAATCGGGTGGTACAACTCCCGGTCGGGAAGTGTTTGGCGATATTCTTCAAACCACCGTGTAACTTCATCCACCGATTCACGAAGCTCCTCGTTCGTTCGATGATCGGTAATCACCACTTGCGCGCCATGACGGATGAGCCACTTTGTTGCGCCTACGCCGCTTCCGCGTTTTAAGCGACCAAGCCCCATGACCGTCACAACAGCATCTTGAATATTGGAGACCTCCATAAAACAGAAGCATTTTACCTCTTGTGCCAAGAAGATGCCACCAACGCTCCGGCCACTTGGCCCCACATGCGCACATACTGCCATAGTCCGCGCCGCCACCCGACCTTCGCCACTTTTGTCCGGATACGCACACCCGTAAGGAGAATCGCTTGTATTCTCCCTCCTTTTTCCCGACATAATGCGTTGAGAGCAATCTCCACACGATACCCCGAGAGCTGTCCAGACGGGCACGAGAGGAAAAGGGTGCGCGACAGACATCGTTCCCCGCTCACAAGGGGGAGAAGACGCATAAGCGCAACCAGCAAGGCTCCGCGATCCCGGAGCCCCACACTCATCACGGCTTGCCCTCGCTCCACGGGCTCAAAAAGTTTTTGCACGTGTTCATGGGTGATACCGTAGATATCCGCATCCAAAAACATGACAAATGCCGTGTGCGCTGCCTCGACCCCCACACACATGGCGTGTCCCTTTCCTCCGCGGGCCAAAAGCTCAATCACGCGGGCGCCAGCCATATGAGCCCTTTGCACTGTCCTGTCCGTTGAACCATCCGAGACAACTAAAACTTCCTCCACAAGCGGAGCATTCTTTACTGCCGCCGCAACATCCCCAACGGTAGCTTCTTCATTGTAGGCAGGAATGACGATGGTGAGAGATTTCATACAGCGAGCGGTTTGGTAAGCGGGCGACGAAAAACCCGCATACCCCACTTATAGCACTCCACAAGAGCAAGCTCCGCAATAATAATCCCGCCGATCCACGCAAGGTGTACGGGCACTGGCAGAACAAAACCAAACACGGGGAAAAACACCGGCAGAAAAGCAACGGCCGTCAGTGCAACACCGATAAGAAAAGAGAGATTGAGCAAGCGATTCGTGAAGAAACCATCTTGCCATAACGTTGTGCGCGAACGCCGCAAAGGAAATGCTAAAGCGAGCGTTTGAAGTGAGACGAGCACAAAAATGACGGAACGTGCAGACGAAACTTCTGTTCCAAACGAGAGAAGAATAGCGTAAAGGATAAAAGGGATCGCAGAGAGAACAAGACCGAGACCAAAGACAAGCCCACGCATCTGCACATCGACAATAGGCGTGCGACGGGGGCGCGGGGACTCCTCCATTACCCTTGCTTCTGCCGGATCAATCGTGAGCGCCAACGCAGGCGCAGAATCCGTGAGAAGGTTGATATAGAGAATGGGGGCTGCCAGCAACGGAGCAGGTAGCTTTGTAAAAATAGAAAGGATCACAAGGATCATTTCCGTCCAACTTGTAAGCAGGAGGAAGCTTACAATCTTGCGGATATTTTCAAACATCGTCCTTCCCTCCTCGATCGCGGCAACAATCGTCTCCAAGTTGTTGTCGAGCAACACCATGTCTGCCGCTTCCTTTGCCACCTGCGAACCCGTGCCGAGCGCCACCCCCACATCCGCAGCCGCAAGTGCCGGCGCATCATTGACGCCATCGCCCGTCATGGCTACGACGCCGCCGTTGGTCTGCCACGCCCGCACAATACGCACCTTATGTTCCGGCAGAACACGCGCAAACACATCCACAGAAATGATGTGTTCCGCCAGCTCACGATCCGTCATGCGGTCAACCTCTGTGCCAACAAGCACGCGCGGAACAGCGGCAAGGCGAATTTCTTTCGCTATTGTCTCGGCAGTTTCAGGATGGTCGCCCGTAATCATTACCGTGCGTACACCGGCGGCACGCGCCCGTGCAATAGTGTCCGCCGCGGTTGCCCGCACCGGGTCGTGAAGCGCTATCCAACCGACAAACACACATTGATCAAGCGTGAGAGAATCCAAACTTTTTTCCCCGTCGGCGGGCATAAAAGCAATGCCAAGCACGCGCAGCCCACGCCGTGTTTGTTCCCCGGCTTTGTGGAGAAATTGCTCACGCTGCTCGGGCGAAAGCATCTCCACTCCCCCTACTCCCAATGTACGCGAACACATACCAAGCACATGCTCTACCGCCCCTTTCACCAGCACTTCGTGAGAACCTTCCATATTTTCTGTAAGTACCACCATGTACTTGCGCGCAGAATCGAAGGGGATCTCATCTGCCCGATGATGCCGTTGCCGAAGATCATCCACTTTGTATCCAAGATCTTTTCCTAGAAGTAACAGCGCCGTCTCGGTAGGCGATCCAAGTTCGGGAGACGTCGCGTCATTGCAGATCATGCCGACTTCGATCATCTTGCGGCGCGCATGAGACATGCCGGCCTGGGAAAGCGCCGAGACTTCCGCGGGACCTTCCTGTGTCATGAGTACGGATGCGCGCATCTTTGCCTCGGTGATCGTTCCTGTCTTGTCGGCACAAATCACGCTCACGCTCCCGAGAGTCTCGGTGGCAATAAGCCGTCGGACAAGAGCCTTGCGCCCCAGCATGCGACGCATGCCCACGGCCAGAACAACGGTCACGGCCACAAGAAGCCCCTCGGGAATTGCGGCGACCGCGAGCGCTACGGCGAGAAAAAACATGTCCGACACTGTCGTGCCACTCGCCCATCCCACAAAAAAGATGAGAACAGAAAGGGATAAGAAAAGCACAGACAGAAACCGCCCGAGCTGACGCAGTTCTCTTTGAAGCGGCGTCTCTGGTTCCCGAGCTTCTCCCACCATTTTTGCAATCCGGCCGATCTCGGTATCCTTGCCCGTCGCCGTCACCACCACTTCGGCGCGACCCGCCACAATCAGAGTGCCCGCGTAGAGCATATTTGTCCGTTCAGCAAGCGGCGTCTCAAGAGAAAGCGCCCCTGTCGCCTTTGCTACCGGAAGGGACTCTCCGGTAAGCGGCGCTTCGTCCGCTTCCAAATGCTCCGCGCGCAACAGCCGCGCATCCGCCGGTACGCGATCTCCAAGCCCGAGCAATACAACATCACCGGGAACAACCTGCATCGTCTCGATTTCCTGTGCTTCACCAGCACGCCGCACGCGACACGTTTGCACGAAAAAGTTCTGTAACTCTTCAAGCGCATGGTTGGCTTTGTACTCCTGCAAGAATCCAACAGTGACATTAACCAGAGCAGCGCCAACGATAAAAAAGGCATCGACCAGATCTCCCACAAACACGCTTGCCACCGCCGCAAGAAGGAGGATTCCCATGAGAGGGCTCTTCGTCTGGCGGAGAAGAATAGTGACCGACCCTGCAGGTTTCTTGCGGGGCAAAGTGTTGAGTCCGTGTGTATGCAGACGCTCGGTGGCTTCGTCTGCGGAAAGGCCAGTTGCGCGCCCACGAAGACGTTCGAGCACATGCATTTCGGATGTCGTATGAAACAACATACACCTCAGTGACGCACCGTGCGGTACACCTCCTCTGTCTCTTTCACAATATTTTCCCAGTGAAAATACGCGCGGACCGTCGCACGAGAACGCGCACGCGCTGACTCAAGTTCGTGCGGGTGGCGCAACAGATGGAGAAGCTTGTCTTTCAAATCATCCACGTTTTTATTCGCAAAAGAAAATCCCGCATGGTGCATAGCTTCAAGATTCTCCGGAATATCACTCACAAGAACAGGAAGCCCGTAACTCATGGCCTCAAGCACCACAAGCGGGAGCCCCTCTGCGGAGGAAGGGTGCACGTAAAGAGCTGCGTGCGCAAAAAGTTCTGCAAGCGATTCCCCTTCTTGAAAGCCTAAAAAATGAATTTGACTATCTCCGCCGGCGCGAAATTTAAGATCGTGCATGTACGCGTCGGTAAAACTCGGAGCCCCCACAAATACGAGGTCTGGGAGCGCATGTCCCTCCTGTTTCAGTGCGCGATAAGCATCAATAAGAACGTGTATGCCCTTGTGCGGCACCATCCGACCCACTTGCAGAAGATAATGGCGCGGACGAAGGCCGAAGCGCGTGACCCACGCGTCACTCGTCACCGTACGTTCAACAGCTCCGTTTGGAATATAAATGACTTCGCGCCCAAAACGTTCCCGGCAAAAGACTTGAATCGTATGACTCACGGCAATACACGCATGGGGAAATCTTACCGCAGCCCACTCGCCAAAATACAAATACCAACGTGCGAAAAAACTCCATTTGGCATGAAAACGATCTTGGGAGTGAAACGTCACGATAATTTTTGTGTGATGTAAAAAAATCCGTGGAATCCAGGCAAGCGTCGCCGGACCTACGCCGTGGTAGTGGATAATGTCGTAGGATCCAAAGAGTGCGTGCGCGGTCGCCAAAAAGGAATGAACAATAGCTTCAAGATTTTTTCGATAAAGCGTGGGAAGATACACCATATACACACCCTCCACGCGTGTCCCCTTCTGCTCCATGTATCGCCGACGCGCATAGACAAATACGTCATGTTTCCCTCCACGCGCAAGCCGCGTCGCCACCGCCTCCACATGCGTTTCAATGCCTCCGCCGCGCGCGCCAGTCTGGATCCCTTTTTGTCCAATCATCGCAATGCGCATAATACGGCATTGTAGCGTGGGTTAAAAAAAAAGAACACCCCGCACACGCGGGGGTTCTTTTACTCTTCGTCTGCATCGTCTGCCGTATCATCCGCGGAGTCTTCACCCTCATCGGCGTCGAGATCCACTTCCTTCTCGTCGCTTTCGGTGGACTCCATGTCGTCGTTTGGCATGATGTCGTCGTCCATAGGGGCGGCCAACCTTATGAATTAGATGGAGCGTATTATACTAAGCATAGAACGGAAGGCAAGTATCTTGTCAAGAGATAGAAAAATTGGTACGCTCTGACCCGTATGCGCCGGTAGCTCAGTGGTAGAGCAGGAGCCTTTTAAGCTCAAGGTCGAGGGTCCGATCCCCTCCCGGCGCACCATGATTGAAGGTCCTGGGCAATACGGCGCGCGACACCGATAACAGGAAAAAGCGAACGGATATTTTTTTCAAATTCTTGCCGTCGATTCAGAGCCTCGTGAATCTTTGGGAGCAATGATGTCGGGGACGGATCCCGCAGAACAAGAGCCGCCCCGGCTTTTTCTGCAATGTGCGCATTTTTTTCTTGCGCGCCACGGAGAGGGACAAGCACCGCCGCTTTCCCGCCGGCCACCACATCAGCAAGCGCACCCATGCCCGCACGCGTCACCACCACATCGGCCAGCGCCATCGCGTGACTATACGTTTCTTGCAGTTCCTCATGAACTACGTAGCCGTCCGGTTGCACACGCCCGATAAAAATATGCTTCCCCTTTCCCGTCAGGTGGATGACATTGTACGCCTGCGTTAACGTCATCGCCGCAGCTTCAAAACAATGATTCAAAGAGGATGACCCTAACCCTCCACCAAGAACCAGAATCGTTGGACGATGTTCCGTAAGAGAAGGGAACGCCGCACGCGCTGTTTCGCGCGATGGCAGATGTGTGCGGTCCGCGCTTATCGCCATCCCCACTACTCGTACATCTGCACCAAACTGCCGTCGTGTCCCTTCCCACACACCATAGAA
The DNA window shown above is from Candidatus Uhrbacteria bacterium and carries:
- a CDS encoding glycosyltransferase gives rise to the protein MKSLTIVIPAYNEEATVGDVAAAVKNAPLVEEVLVVSDGSTDRTVQRAHMAGARVIELLARGGKGHAMCVGVEAAHTAFVMFLDADIYGITHEHVQKLFEPVERGQAVMSVGLRDRGALLVALMRLLPLVSGERCLSRTLFLSCPSGQLSGYRVEIALNALCREKGGRIQAILLTGVRIRTKVAKVGWRRGLWQYVRMWGQVAGALVASSWHKR
- a CDS encoding glycosyltransferase family 4 protein; this encodes MRIAMIGQKGIQTGARGGGIETHVEAVATRLARGGKHDVFVYARRRYMEQKGTRVEGVYMVYLPTLYRKNLEAIVHSFLATAHALFGSYDIIHYHGVGPATLAWIPRIFLHHTKIIVTFHSQDRFHAKWSFFARWYLYFGEWAAVRFPHACIAVSHTIQVFCRERFGREVIYIPNGAVERTVTSDAWVTRFGLRPRHYLLQVGRMVPHKGIHVLIDAYRALKQEGHALPDLVFVGAPSFTDAYMHDLKFRAGGDSQIHFLGFQEGESLAELFAHAALYVHPSSAEGLPLVVLEAMSYGLPVLVSDIPENLEAMHHAGFSFANKNVDDLKDKLLHLLRHPHELESARARSRATVRAYFHWENIVKETEEVYRTVRH
- a CDS encoding glycosyltransferase is translated as MQEGKIILLTGGGTLGSVTPLLAIAEAWRALDASVEFVWAGTHEGPEERFVRAAGIPFYALSAPKLTRYPSLSWLLILPRTVRSLWLSWRLVQRLRPAWILSAGSYVSVPLVWAGKGCRARVMAYQLDVKPGLANRLIAPIADRFYGVWEGTRRQFGADVRVVGMAISADRTHLPSRETARAAFPSLTEHRPTILVLGGGLGSSSLNHCFEAAAMTLTQAYNVIHLTGKGKHIFIGRVQPDGYVVHEELQETYSHAMALADVVVTRAGMGALADVVAGGKAAVLVPLRGAQEKNAHIAEKAGAALVLRDPSPTSLLPKIHEALNRRQEFEKNIRSLFPVIGVARRIAQDLQSWCAGRGSDPRP
- a CDS encoding HAD-IC family P-type ATPase encodes the protein MLFHTTSEMHVLERLRGRATGLSADEATERLHTHGLNTLPRKKPAGSVTILLRQTKSPLMGILLLAAVASVFVGDLVDAFFIVGAALVNVTVGFLQEYKANHALEELQNFFVQTCRVRRAGEAQEIETMQVVPGDVVLLGLGDRVPADARLLRAEHLEADEAPLTGESLPVAKATGALSLETPLAERTNMLYAGTLIVAGRAEVVVTATGKDTEIGRIAKMVGEAREPETPLQRELRQLGRFLSVLFLSLSVLIFFVGWASGTTVSDMFFLAVALAVAAIPEGLLVAVTVVLAVGMRRMLGRKALVRRLIATETLGSVSVICADKTGTITEAKMRASVLMTQEGPAEVSALSQAGMSHARRKMIEVGMICNDATSPELGSPTETALLLLGKDLGYKVDDLRQRHHRADEIPFDSARKYMVVLTENMEGSHEVLVKGAVEHVLGMCSRTLGVGGVEMLSPEQREQFLHKAGEQTRRGLRVLGIAFMPADGEKSLDSLTLDQCVFVGWIALHDPVRATAADTIARARAAGVRTVMITGDHPETAETIAKEIRLAAVPRVLVGTEVDRMTDRELAEHIISVDVFARVLPEHKVRIVRAWQTNGGVVAMTGDGVNDAPALAAADVGVALGTGSQVAKEAADMVLLDNNLETIVAAIEEGRTMFENIRKIVSFLLLTSWTEMILVILSIFTKLPAPLLAAPILYINLLTDSAPALALTIDPAEARVMEESPRPRRTPIVDVQMRGLVFGLGLVLSAIPFILYAILLSFGTEVSSARSVIFVLVSLQTLALAFPLRRSRTTLWQDGFFTNRLLNLSFLIGVALTAVAFLPVFFPVFGFVLPVPVHLAWIGGIIIAELALVECYKWGMRVFRRPLTKPLAV
- the murD gene encoding UDP-N-acetylmuramoyl-L-alanine--D-glutamate ligase, producing MEVSNIQDAVVTVMGLGRLKRGSGVGATKWLIRHGAQVVITDHRTNEELRESVDEVTRWFEEYRQTLPDRELYHPIFVLGEHREEDFTDVALVITNPDVPHDSPWVKMAYAHRVPVESDVSLFFQFCPYPVIGVTGARGKTTTTALIGELLKKKNPQTIVAGNMRVSPLEYLDEILAWKEPAPIVLELSSWLLESLDHLDRGPEVGVLTNMYADHLHRYASMEAYAASKVGVFAKGGKDGIAVLNADQDQVRGLAEKAPGRVVWFSLLLLEGKEGVCVKDGNVTSLNDIIMPVSNIHLEGDDNVRNVLAAIAVAKLYSVENASCAEVVKAFSSEDDRQEIVTDVSGVIYVNDALGSSAEATTNVLRRFGERGRSIHLISGGDVKEGNLDELAKVCKLVCKSVVLLPGAGSDAFEHVMGKTEEVKILRAENMPDAVVTASQAATSADAVIFSPALGYSDTSAAKQLGEAFAKAARELK